A window from Candidatus Zixiibacteriota bacterium encodes these proteins:
- a CDS encoding outer membrane lipoprotein carrier protein LolA, whose amino-acid sequence MNERLPAIRGSVRRVSILLLAGLCAYPLAQGAQCCESDSAIDAFEARIATHKTIRLKFRRESRSLLFGEREPESGTLWLGPPKRYRVETDAQTVVRGTDTLWTHASETNQVTIRAGKLDSLEFGPAGFFGSLRTDFLIVDCEDVDRDGQKTWRIRLAAKTETAAIQRLTLWINAQTHWADKAEYVDYNEETSTLYFSAYETDDQKDSGRFSYSPPKGAEVIVLPSRTASDSSSKDN is encoded by the coding sequence ATGAATGAGAGACTACCAGCGATTCGCGGCTCCGTCCGTCGGGTGTCAATTCTCCTGTTGGCGGGATTGTGTGCGTATCCGCTGGCACAGGGTGCTCAATGCTGCGAGTCTGATTCCGCGATCGATGCGTTCGAAGCAAGGATCGCCACGCACAAGACGATCCGATTGAAGTTCCGACGGGAATCGCGCTCGCTGCTGTTCGGTGAACGTGAACCGGAGAGTGGCACTCTATGGCTCGGCCCGCCCAAGAGATACCGTGTCGAGACCGACGCGCAGACGGTCGTTCGCGGAACAGACACGCTCTGGACCCACGCATCTGAGACGAATCAGGTCACCATCCGCGCCGGGAAACTCGATTCTCTTGAATTCGGTCCAGCCGGATTCTTCGGGTCGCTGCGCACCGATTTTCTGATCGTCGACTGCGAAGATGTCGATCGCGACGGCCAGAAGACATGGCGCATCCGCCTGGCGGCCAAAACTGAAACGGCGGCGATCCAACGGTTGACACTGTGGATCAATGCTCAGACACACTGGGCCGACAAAGCCGAGTACGTTGATTACAACGAAGAAACCTCGACGCTGTATTTCTCCGCATACGAAACCGATGATCAGAAGGACAGCGGGCGCTTCAGCTACTCTCCTCCAAAAGGCGCCGAAGTGATTGTCCTGCCGTCACGTACAGCTTCAGACAGTTCGTCCAAAGACAATTAG